The following are encoded in a window of Candidatus Binatia bacterium genomic DNA:
- the sixA gene encoding phosphohistidine phosphatase SixA has protein sequence MEGRKLLYLIRHAQAERARAGVGDADRTLTREGREDTVLAARGLKRLGVKLDVVLTSPLRRAQETARLLALGLQVDVVRHDALAPGSPPDELLLSLAEFSNAASLALVGHEPDMGRLASVLLVGDPLRIEMPFKPGQVAAVEVGAIPPRCPGLLRWFATQQQLSFIGS, from the coding sequence ATGGAAGGTCGAAAACTGCTTTACCTAATCCGCCATGCGCAAGCCGAACGGGCTCGGGCAGGCGTGGGGGATGCCGATCGCACGCTGACAAGAGAAGGACGGGAAGATACGGTACTCGCGGCGCGCGGTCTCAAGCGGTTGGGCGTGAAATTAGATGTGGTGCTGACAAGTCCGCTACGCCGGGCGCAGGAAACTGCCCGTTTGTTGGCTTTAGGACTTCAGGTGGATGTCGTCAGGCACGATGCGTTAGCTCCCGGGTCACCGCCGGATGAGCTGCTACTATCCCTTGCGGAATTCAGCAATGCGGCCTCGCTTGCACTTGTTGGTCACGAGCCTGACATGGGTCGGTTAGCCTCGGTGCTGTTGGTGGGCGATCCACTGAGGATCGAAATGCCGTTCAAACCAGGGCAGGTCGCAGCCGTGGAAGTCGGCGCGATTCCGCCCCGTTGTCCCGGACTACTCCGTTGGTTCGCCACTCAGCAGCAGCTCAGCTTCATCGGCTCCTAA